A single window of Aminobacterium mobile DSM 12262 DNA harbors:
- the pgsW gene encoding poly-gamma-glutamate system protein, translated as MGYSQYDDIKDYQQRYHRFIWKNRLLLSFLAIVLLFLWFFPRQQGLSIEEKKVWERVRQAELHLWQWREDLHIGAGGADPWQLGLIGLEWSPLTTTLGSLEAKRTACQPSWSAIFLREFHRLGLKKGDRIAIFSSSSFPGLLLNVLEAAEHGGFQIALVVSLGASTWGANVPEAPWPVMASELRRVGLLHSKAQYYTLGGNDENGGGIAPEGIAIMERAAAEEGVPILRGKDLQEMIDQKIRLVRNFSPKLVVSIGGSHANMGEDEEILSLPGGLHLPTSSNHGGDGLIGKALREGYPVLHLLNLKDLSLKYGIPYNVQPSQQLSSSIGWKFSLLGIILFMGVLAVYKRWQISDDSVGGVKD; from the coding sequence ATGGGATATTCACAATACGACGACATTAAGGATTATCAGCAGCGCTATCATCGTTTTATATGGAAGAATCGTCTGCTTCTCTCTTTTCTTGCAATTGTCCTACTGTTTCTATGGTTTTTCCCTCGGCAACAGGGGCTTTCCATTGAAGAGAAGAAAGTATGGGAGCGCGTTCGTCAGGCTGAGCTGCATTTATGGCAGTGGCGCGAAGATCTTCATATAGGAGCAGGAGGAGCTGATCCGTGGCAGCTCGGTCTTATTGGCTTGGAATGGAGTCCCTTAACGACGACCCTCGGAAGCTTAGAGGCGAAACGAACAGCGTGCCAACCAAGTTGGTCTGCTATTTTTCTCAGGGAATTTCATCGGCTAGGTCTCAAGAAAGGAGATAGGATTGCTATCTTTTCTTCCTCCTCTTTTCCAGGCTTGTTGCTTAATGTTTTAGAGGCTGCAGAACATGGCGGTTTCCAGATCGCTCTCGTAGTATCGCTGGGAGCCTCTACATGGGGGGCGAATGTGCCGGAAGCTCCTTGGCCTGTAATGGCTTCAGAGCTTCGAAGGGTAGGCCTTTTGCATAGCAAGGCTCAATATTATACCCTTGGTGGCAATGATGAAAATGGCGGTGGTATAGCACCTGAAGGAATAGCCATTATGGAGAGGGCTGCAGCAGAAGAAGGCGTTCCCATTCTTCGTGGAAAAGATCTGCAGGAAATGATAGATCAAAAGATAAGGCTTGTGCGAAATTTTTCTCCTAAACTTGTTGTGAGCATTGGGGGATCCCATGCCAATATGGGAGAGGATGAAGAAATTCTTTCTTTACCTGGAGGGCTTCATCTTCCAACATCCTCTAATCATGGCGGGGATGGGCTTATAGGGAAAGCTCTGAGAGAGGGGTATCCTGTCCTTCATCTTTTAAATTTAAAAGATCTCAGCTTGAAATATGGCATTCCTTATAACGTACAACCTTCACAACAGCTTTCATCAAGCATCGGTTGGAAGTTTTCTTTATTGGGCATAATCCTATTTATGGGTGTTCTAGCGGTTTATAAACGGTGGCAAATAAGCGACGACAGTGTGGGAGGAGTAAAGGATTGA
- a CDS encoding manganese efflux pump MntP family protein, translating into MSNLEILLTAAALSMDAFAVSIGVGACLSAPSVAPAFRMGAACGGFQFAMPLIGWCLGVQLLGFIEAYDHWVAFVILFFLGVNMIRESQEEKSCNGQDHTHGAMLLSLALATSIDALAAGIGVAALKGSVLLLAVPAGIITGGLSAFGVFLGFQAGRILGKYVEIAGGLVLCGIGLRILLVSIL; encoded by the coding sequence ATGTCAAATTTAGAAATATTGCTTACGGCAGCTGCTCTTTCTATGGATGCTTTTGCAGTCTCCATAGGCGTAGGAGCTTGTCTGTCCGCGCCTTCCGTCGCCCCTGCTTTTCGAATGGGAGCCGCTTGTGGCGGTTTTCAGTTTGCCATGCCTTTGATAGGGTGGTGTTTAGGAGTTCAGTTGCTTGGCTTTATTGAAGCTTACGACCACTGGGTAGCCTTTGTCATCTTGTTTTTTCTCGGAGTGAATATGATCCGGGAATCTCAGGAAGAAAAAAGTTGTAATGGACAAGATCATACTCATGGAGCCATGTTGTTATCTCTTGCATTAGCTACTTCTATTGATGCTCTTGCAGCTGGGATAGGTGTTGCAGCCCTGAAGGGATCAGTTCTTCTATTGGCAGTTCCTGCCGGAATAATTACTGGTGGCTTATCGGCTTTTGGGGTCTTTTTGGGATTCCAAGCAGGGCGCATTTTGGGAAAGTACGTAGAGATAGCAGGCGGGTTGGTCTTATGTGGCATAGGGTTAAGAATTTTGTTGGTTTCGATTTTATGA
- a CDS encoding ZIP family metal transporter, whose amino-acid sequence MIDFLVGASPVMQALMGTLFTWGLTSLGAAVVFLRKNPSQKLLDIMLGFAAGVMIAASYWSLLAPAIDMATEMGKLPWLSPAVGFMLGGVSLRIIDRFLPHLHLGLPRNEAEGVSTTWKRTTLLVLAITLHNIPEGMAVGVAFGAVASGIPSASLAGAAALALGIGIQNFPEGMAVSMPLRREGMAPSKSFWYGQLSGIVEPFFGVIGALAVTVARPILPYALAFAAGAMIFVVVEEVIPESQQGGHGDQATMGVLIGFTVMMILDVALG is encoded by the coding sequence ATGATAGACTTCCTTGTTGGTGCAAGTCCTGTGATGCAGGCTTTAATGGGGACTCTCTTTACTTGGGGGCTTACATCTCTTGGTGCGGCTGTTGTGTTTCTGCGAAAAAACCCGAGCCAGAAATTGCTCGATATTATGCTAGGTTTTGCTGCAGGAGTGATGATTGCGGCGAGTTATTGGTCTTTATTGGCTCCAGCTATTGATATGGCGACGGAAATGGGGAAGTTGCCTTGGCTTTCTCCAGCGGTGGGTTTCATGCTTGGCGGAGTTTCTCTTCGTATTATCGATCGTTTTTTGCCTCACCTTCATTTAGGCCTGCCTCGAAACGAGGCGGAGGGTGTTTCTACAACGTGGAAAAGGACGACTCTTCTTGTATTGGCCATTACGCTTCATAATATTCCTGAAGGCATGGCGGTAGGCGTTGCTTTTGGAGCTGTAGCATCTGGTATCCCATCTGCTTCCTTAGCAGGAGCTGCTGCTTTAGCGTTGGGTATCGGCATTCAGAATTTCCCTGAAGGGATGGCTGTTTCCATGCCATTGCGTCGGGAAGGAATGGCACCAAGTAAGAGCTTCTGGTATGGTCAGCTTTCTGGAATTGTAGAGCCTTTTTTTGGTGTTATAGGCGCTTTGGCAGTAACTGTGGCGCGCCCTATTCTACCTTATGCCTTGGCATTTGCCGCTGGTGCCATGATCTTTGTAGTTGTGGAAGAGGTTATTCCAGAATCTCAGCAAGGGGGACATGGAGATCAGGCCACTATGGGGGTCCTTATTGGTTTCACTGTAATGATGATATTAGATGTAGCTTTAGGGTAA
- a CDS encoding Mur ligase family protein translates to MRILKCIDVKHEEAVQIVVTGSRGKSSVVRFLFAALSACGLRTWARITGVIPRELSPSGERAILRSSGGHVEEMRWWLSSIPSEAEAIVMENSAVAPDLQRLAAQWMGKDALLVLTNVRPDHQDAWGAGEIGAVRALSGGIPKGATVFTPENTARSLSLLTALEEKGCHVHIAPPVFSSSSPEWVNENLSIVLAILSYLGLNEKKGEEAVRSLPPDIADFKVLSFDGSQLAVAFSANDIETTIRLFNTLQWPMEGTTVLFNNRRDRPERLKAFLPWLQKKQWKRSLLMGDRPFKSHLLYREVLSVDALKCLIKEEGRVFGCGNVAGVPLQLLIEGKQGEDHA, encoded by the coding sequence ATGAGAATCTTGAAGTGTATTGATGTAAAACATGAAGAGGCCGTACAAATAGTGGTAACAGGGAGTCGGGGGAAAAGCAGCGTTGTCCGTTTTCTCTTCGCTGCTCTTTCTGCTTGTGGCCTCAGAACGTGGGCCAGAATTACCGGTGTCATTCCAAGGGAGCTCTCTCCTTCTGGAGAAAGAGCCATATTGAGAAGTTCTGGGGGGCATGTAGAAGAGATGCGGTGGTGGCTCTCTTCGATTCCTTCTGAAGCAGAAGCCATCGTTATGGAAAATAGTGCAGTGGCCCCAGACTTACAGCGTCTTGCTGCGCAGTGGATGGGGAAGGATGCTCTTCTTGTCCTCACTAATGTCCGTCCTGACCATCAAGATGCGTGGGGAGCTGGCGAGATAGGGGCCGTTCGAGCCTTATCAGGAGGCATCCCCAAAGGAGCTACTGTTTTTACTCCTGAGAATACGGCCAGGTCTCTCTCTTTGCTTACAGCTTTAGAAGAGAAGGGGTGTCATGTTCATATAGCACCTCCGGTTTTTTCTTCCTCCTCTCCTGAATGGGTAAATGAAAATTTGTCTATAGTTCTTGCAATTCTCTCTTACCTAGGTTTAAACGAGAAGAAGGGTGAAGAAGCAGTGAGGTCTCTTCCACCAGATATAGCAGATTTTAAGGTTCTGTCGTTTGATGGAAGCCAGCTTGCTGTTGCTTTCTCTGCTAACGATATTGAGACTACGATCAGGCTTTTCAATACCCTTCAGTGGCCTATGGAGGGAACCACAGTGCTTTTTAATAATCGACGAGACCGCCCAGAACGGCTTAAAGCCTTTCTCCCTTGGTTACAAAAAAAACAATGGAAGAGGTCGCTTCTTATGGGGGATCGCCCTTTTAAATCACACCTTCTTTATAGAGAGGTCCTCTCTGTTGATGCTTTGAAATGTCTTATAAAAGAAGAAGGGCGTGTATTTGGATGCGGCAATGTAGCGGGAGTGCCTCTTCAACTGCTTATTGAAGGGAAACAAGGTGAAGACCATGCATAA
- the rlmN gene encoding 23S rRNA (adenine(2503)-C(2))-methyltransferase RlmN has translation MKYLQSGGNAMEEPIIVLELEYNQWLDLCTEKFGLQRYRTDQICQWIYQKKVFNIADMTNLSKELREDLVYKLLILPPMLVRQEISKDGTRKFLWQLRDGERIESVLLSHGNHMTACLSSQVGCPLACSFCATGQGGFVRNLSAGEIVGQFLAMEKIAGMDINNIVFMGMGEPFLNQEALFKSIRIFNDPKMRGLGARHMTISTSGIVPGIQALIKLQMPVKLSVSLHATNDELRNKLMPVNRQYPLGALVDALREYQTATGDRITIEYVMIDKVNDLVEQAYELATLLNGLSVYVNLIPYNPVEGRFKRSSAGRIKAFSAVLSEMNIEFEIRREKGSDINAACGQLRRRDGKDAKN, from the coding sequence ATGAAGTATCTTCAGTCAGGAGGAAATGCTATGGAAGAGCCCATTATCGTTCTCGAACTTGAGTACAACCAATGGCTCGATCTCTGCACAGAGAAATTCGGGCTCCAACGGTATAGAACGGATCAGATCTGCCAGTGGATTTATCAGAAAAAGGTTTTTAATATTGCTGACATGACAAATCTGAGCAAAGAATTGAGAGAAGATTTAGTATACAAACTTTTAATTTTGCCCCCCATGCTTGTGCGTCAGGAAATATCGAAAGACGGCACAAGAAAATTTCTTTGGCAATTACGAGATGGGGAAAGAATTGAATCGGTACTTTTATCTCACGGGAACCATATGACCGCCTGTCTATCGAGCCAAGTGGGGTGTCCGCTAGCTTGTTCTTTCTGTGCTACGGGACAGGGAGGATTTGTACGCAACCTTTCCGCTGGTGAAATAGTAGGTCAATTTCTTGCCATGGAAAAGATCGCCGGCATGGACATTAACAATATTGTTTTCATGGGAATGGGGGAACCCTTTTTAAATCAGGAAGCTCTTTTCAAAAGCATCAGGATTTTTAACGACCCTAAGATGCGAGGACTCGGCGCTCGTCATATGACAATATCCACGTCAGGGATAGTTCCTGGAATACAGGCTCTGATAAAACTTCAAATGCCCGTAAAGCTTTCTGTCTCTCTCCATGCAACAAACGATGAGCTTCGAAATAAGTTAATGCCGGTAAACAGGCAGTATCCATTGGGGGCTCTTGTGGATGCCCTTCGGGAATATCAAACTGCCACAGGAGATCGCATAACCATAGAGTACGTTATGATCGATAAAGTAAATGACCTTGTCGAGCAGGCTTACGAACTAGCCACTCTTTTAAATGGCCTTTCTGTCTACGTCAACCTTATCCCCTATAACCCTGTAGAAGGAAGATTCAAGCGTTCCTCCGCTGGCCGCATTAAAGCTTTTAGCGCGGTGCTTTCCGAAATGAACATAGAATTTGAAATTCGACGAGAAAAGGGATCTGATATCAATGCTGCATGTGGCCAGTTGCGAAGACGAGATGGGAAAGACGCAAAAAACTAG
- a CDS encoding poly-gamma-glutamate biosynthesis protein PgsC/CapC, producing MHNVQLITIGLGIVLGMIFYHRTGRSCGGIITPGILALQIHDPHGVAWAVGTAILLSLILEGVVRYTGIYGRQRIATAMIMALGAKLFLDYLFPASSLWLGWVIPGLMAADMQRQGIGDTLIGTVIVTIVTAMTLESVVFLGQILGA from the coding sequence ATGCATAATGTTCAGCTTATAACCATTGGCCTTGGAATTGTCCTTGGCATGATTTTCTATCATAGAACAGGCCGTTCTTGCGGCGGCATTATTACCCCCGGAATCCTTGCGTTGCAGATTCATGATCCTCATGGGGTGGCCTGGGCTGTGGGGACGGCTATTCTCCTTTCCTTGATTTTGGAAGGAGTGGTACGATATACAGGCATATATGGGCGGCAGAGGATAGCTACTGCCATGATTATGGCTTTAGGAGCCAAACTTTTTTTAGATTATCTTTTCCCTGCCTCATCTCTCTGGTTGGGATGGGTTATTCCGGGGCTTATGGCCGCAGATATGCAGAGGCAGGGGATTGGGGATACGTTGATAGGTACCGTTATCGTCACTATCGTTACGGCGATGACTCTTGAGAGTGTGGTCTTTCTAGGCCAGATATTAGGTGCTTAA
- a CDS encoding (2Fe-2S) ferredoxin domain-containing protein encodes MKKIISLFIIILAFSTAPLPAWSAPEILAVCGPCSRAFLPVAEETIRELGLAEKVTVQLTTCLGECGASPVIEIRGNIYGFMTKDKLKNLLNNTFPHLDENHKKEEFI; translated from the coding sequence GTGAAAAAAATAATCTCTCTCTTTATAATCATACTGGCTTTTTCTACAGCACCTTTGCCTGCATGGTCTGCACCAGAAATTCTTGCTGTCTGCGGTCCTTGCAGTAGGGCCTTTCTGCCTGTAGCAGAGGAGACTATACGAGAGCTTGGACTTGCAGAAAAAGTAACGGTTCAATTAACTACATGCCTCGGTGAATGTGGAGCCTCTCCGGTCATAGAAATTAGGGGGAACATTTACGGATTTATGACTAAAGACAAACTAAAGAACCTGTTAAACAATACGTTCCCTCATTTAGATGAAAATCACAAAAAAGAAGAATTTATTTGA